Proteins encoded together in one Microcebus murinus isolate Inina chromosome 16, M.murinus_Inina_mat1.0, whole genome shotgun sequence window:
- the ADAM33 gene encoding disintegrin and metalloproteinase domain-containing protein 33 isoform X1: MGRGSWRARGSPVLLLLLLWPVPGAGVLPGNTPGKPVTAHWLLDGRRWHMVTLEELVLKPDSGLVALEAEGQELVLELEKKHRLLAPGYTETHYSPDGQPVVLAPSHTDHCHYHGRVRGFPASWVVLSTCSGMSGLIVLSSNASYYLRPWPPGDSEDSSTHRIFRTEQLLTWKGDCGHRDSGDKRDMDSLPRARQSRDRREARRSPRYLELYLVADHSLFLTQQRNLNRTKQRLLEVANYVDQILRTLDIQVVLSGLEVWTEQDRSRVSPDANATLWAFLQWRRGLWARRPHDSAQLLTGRAFRGDTVGLAPVEGMCRAESSGGVSTDHSELPIGAAATVAHEIGHSLGLSHDPDGCCVEAAAEQGGCVMAAATGHPFPRAFSACSRRQLRAFFRKGGGACLFNAPGPGLLVPPARCGNGFVEAGEECDCDPSQECRDLCCFSHNCSLRAGAQCAHGDCCTHCLLKPAGVLCRQAAGDCDLPEFCTGASPNCPLDIYLLDGSPCARGRGYCRDGACPTLEQQCQQLWGPGSRPAPEACFQVVNSAGDPRGNCGQDSEGYFLPCAQRDAGCGKLQCQGRELSPLAPHMVPVDSTVHLDGSEVTCRGVFALQGAQLDLLDMGLVEPGTQCGPSMVCQDRRCQNTTFQDLEHCLTTCHGHGVCNSNHNCHCAPGWAPPFCDKPGFGGSIDSSPVQPESHDTFLPAMLLSFLLPLLPGAGLAWCCYRLPGAHLQRCPWGWRRDPTCSGDHPLCSVRPTDLGPTATREPRPMDPENPARAQQPP; this comes from the exons GTCTTGAAGCCAGACTCGGGGCTGGTGGCCTTGGAGGCTGAAGGCCAGGAGCTTGTGCTTGAGCTGGAGAAGAAGCA CAGGCTGCTGGCCCCTGGATACACAGAAACCCACTACAGCCCAGATGGGCAGCCAGTGGTGCTGGCCCCCAGCCACACG GATCATTGCCACTACCATGGGCGCGTGAGGGGCTTCCCTGCCTCCTGGGTGGTCCTCAGCACCTGCTCTGGGATGAG CGGCCTCATCGTGCTCAGCAGCAATGCCAGCTACTATCTGCGCCCCTGGCCTCCTGGGGACTCCGAGGACTCCTCAACGCACAGGATCTTCCGGACGGAGCAGCTGCTTACCTGGAAAGGGGACTGTGGCCACAGGGACTCTGGGGACAAAAGGGACATGGACAGCCTTCCTCGTGCCCGGCAGAGCAGG GACAGGCGAGAGGCCCGCAGGAGCCCGAGGTACCTGGAGCTGTACCTGGTGGCTGACCACAGCCTG TTCTTGACTCAGCAAAGAAACTTGAACCGCACCAAACAGCGTCTCCTGGAGGTCGCCAACTATGTGGAccag atcCTCAGGACGCTGGACATTCAGGTGGTGCTGAGTGGCCTGGAAGTGTGGACCGAGCAGGACCGCAGCCGCGTCTCGCCGGACGCGAACGCCACGCTCTGGGCTTTCCTGCAGTGGCGCCGGGGACTGTGGGCGCGGCGGCCACACGACTCGGCGCAGCTGCTCAC GGGCCGCGCCTTCCGGGGCGACACCGTGGGACTGGCGCCCGTCGAGGGCATGTGCCGCGCCGAGAGCTCTGGAGGCGTGAGCACG GACCACTCGGAGCTCCCCATTGGCGCCGCGGCCACCGTGGCCCACGAGATAGGCCACAGCCTGGGCCTCAGCCACGACCCCGACGGCTGCTGCGTGGAGGCCGCGGCCGAGCAAGGCGGCTGCGTGATGGCGGCGGCCACCGG GCACCCGTTCCCGCGCGCGTTCAGCGCCTGCAGCCGCCGCCAGCTGCGCGCCTTCTTCCGCAAGGGGGGCGGCGCGTGCCTCTTCAATGCCCCGGGGCCGGGGCTGCTGGTGCCGCCTGCGCGCTGCGGGAACGGCTTCGTGGAGGCAGGCGAGGAGTGCGACTGCGACCCCAGCCAG GAGTGCCGGGACCTCTGCTGCTTCTCTCACAACTGCTCTCTGCGCGCGGGGGCCCAGTGTGCCCACGGGGACTGCTGCACGCACTGCCTG CTGAAGCCAGCAGGTGTGCTGTGCCGCCAGGCGGCAGGGGACTGTGACCTTCCTGAATTCTGCACGGGCGCCTCCCCCAACTGCCCCCTGGACATTTATCTACTGGATGGCTCGCCCTGCGCCAGGGGCCGTGGCTACTGCAGGGATGGCGCGTGTCCCACGCTTGAGCAGCAGTGCCAGCAGCTCTGGGGGCCTG GTTCCCGCCCAGCACCAGAGGCCTGTTTCCAGGTGGTGAACTCTGCAGGAGACCCTCGTGGGAACTGTGGCCAGGACAGTGAGGGCTACTTCCTGCCTTGTGCACAGAG GGATGCTGGGTGTGGGAAGCTGCAGTGTCAGGGTAGAGAGCTGAGCCCACTCGCCCCACACATGGTGCCGGTGGACTCCACCGTTCACCTAGATGGCAGCGAGGTGACCTGTCGGGGAGTCTTTGCACTCCAAGGTGCCCAGCTGGATCTGCTTGATATGGGCCTCGTAGAGCCAGGCACACAGTGTGGACCTAGCATG GTGTGCCAGGACAGGCGCTGCCAGAACACGACCTTCCAGGACCTGGAGcactgcctgaccacctgccatgGCCATGGG GTTTGTAATAGCAACCATAActgccactgtgctccaggcTGGGCTCCACCCTTCTGTGACAAGCCCGGCTTTGGCGGCAGCATAGACAGCAGCCCTGTGCAGCCTGAAA GCCATGACACCTTCCTGCCAGCCATGCTCCTTagcttcctgctgcctctgctgcctgGGGCCGGCCTGGCCTGGTGCTGCTACCGACTCCCAGGAGCCCATCTCCAGCGATgcccctggggctggaggagggaccCCACATGCAGCGG GGACCACCCCCTGTGCAGTGTTCGCCCTACGGACTTGGGCCCCACAGCCACCAGAGAGCCCCGGCCCATGG ACCCTGAGAACCCTGCCAGAGCCCAACAGCCTCCCTGA
- the ADAM33 gene encoding disintegrin and metalloproteinase domain-containing protein 33 isoform X3, translating to MGRGSWRARGSPVLLLLLLWPVPGAGVLPGNTPGKPVTAHWLLDGRRWHMVTLEELVLKPDSGLVALEAEGQELVLELEKKHRLLAPGYTETHYSPDGQPVVLAPSHTDHCHYHGRVRGFPASWVVLSTCSGMSGLIVLSSNASYYLRPWPPGDSEDSSTHRIFRTEQLLTWKGDCGHRDSGDKRDMDSLPRARQSRDRREARRSPRYLELYLVADHSLFLTQQRNLNRTKQRLLEVANYVDQILRTLDIQVVLSGLEVWTEQDRSRVSPDANATLWAFLQWRRGLWARRPHDSAQLLTGRAFRGDTVGLAPVEGMCRAESSGGVSTDHSELPIGAAATVAHEIGHSLGLSHDPDGCCVEAAAEQGGCVMAAATGHPFPRAFSACSRRQLRAFFRKGGGACLFNAPGPGLLVPPARCGNGFVEAGEECDCDPSQECRDLCCFSHNCSLRAGAQCAHGDCCTHCLLKPAGVLCRQAAGDCDLPEFCTGASPNCPLDIYLLDGSPCARGRGYCRDGACPTLEQQCQQLWGPGSRPAPEACFQVVNSAGDPRGNCGQDSEGYFLPCAQRDAGCGKLQCQGRELSPLAPHMVPVDSTVHLDGSEVTCRGVFALQGAQLDLLDMGLVEPGTQCGPSMVCQDRRCQNTTFQDLEHCLTTCHGHGAMTPSCQPCSLASCCLCCLGPAWPGAATDSQEPISSDAPGAGGGTPHAAGTTPCAVFALRTWAPQPPESPGPWTLRTLPEPNSLPEKPGPCSPT from the exons GTCTTGAAGCCAGACTCGGGGCTGGTGGCCTTGGAGGCTGAAGGCCAGGAGCTTGTGCTTGAGCTGGAGAAGAAGCA CAGGCTGCTGGCCCCTGGATACACAGAAACCCACTACAGCCCAGATGGGCAGCCAGTGGTGCTGGCCCCCAGCCACACG GATCATTGCCACTACCATGGGCGCGTGAGGGGCTTCCCTGCCTCCTGGGTGGTCCTCAGCACCTGCTCTGGGATGAG CGGCCTCATCGTGCTCAGCAGCAATGCCAGCTACTATCTGCGCCCCTGGCCTCCTGGGGACTCCGAGGACTCCTCAACGCACAGGATCTTCCGGACGGAGCAGCTGCTTACCTGGAAAGGGGACTGTGGCCACAGGGACTCTGGGGACAAAAGGGACATGGACAGCCTTCCTCGTGCCCGGCAGAGCAGG GACAGGCGAGAGGCCCGCAGGAGCCCGAGGTACCTGGAGCTGTACCTGGTGGCTGACCACAGCCTG TTCTTGACTCAGCAAAGAAACTTGAACCGCACCAAACAGCGTCTCCTGGAGGTCGCCAACTATGTGGAccag atcCTCAGGACGCTGGACATTCAGGTGGTGCTGAGTGGCCTGGAAGTGTGGACCGAGCAGGACCGCAGCCGCGTCTCGCCGGACGCGAACGCCACGCTCTGGGCTTTCCTGCAGTGGCGCCGGGGACTGTGGGCGCGGCGGCCACACGACTCGGCGCAGCTGCTCAC GGGCCGCGCCTTCCGGGGCGACACCGTGGGACTGGCGCCCGTCGAGGGCATGTGCCGCGCCGAGAGCTCTGGAGGCGTGAGCACG GACCACTCGGAGCTCCCCATTGGCGCCGCGGCCACCGTGGCCCACGAGATAGGCCACAGCCTGGGCCTCAGCCACGACCCCGACGGCTGCTGCGTGGAGGCCGCGGCCGAGCAAGGCGGCTGCGTGATGGCGGCGGCCACCGG GCACCCGTTCCCGCGCGCGTTCAGCGCCTGCAGCCGCCGCCAGCTGCGCGCCTTCTTCCGCAAGGGGGGCGGCGCGTGCCTCTTCAATGCCCCGGGGCCGGGGCTGCTGGTGCCGCCTGCGCGCTGCGGGAACGGCTTCGTGGAGGCAGGCGAGGAGTGCGACTGCGACCCCAGCCAG GAGTGCCGGGACCTCTGCTGCTTCTCTCACAACTGCTCTCTGCGCGCGGGGGCCCAGTGTGCCCACGGGGACTGCTGCACGCACTGCCTG CTGAAGCCAGCAGGTGTGCTGTGCCGCCAGGCGGCAGGGGACTGTGACCTTCCTGAATTCTGCACGGGCGCCTCCCCCAACTGCCCCCTGGACATTTATCTACTGGATGGCTCGCCCTGCGCCAGGGGCCGTGGCTACTGCAGGGATGGCGCGTGTCCCACGCTTGAGCAGCAGTGCCAGCAGCTCTGGGGGCCTG GTTCCCGCCCAGCACCAGAGGCCTGTTTCCAGGTGGTGAACTCTGCAGGAGACCCTCGTGGGAACTGTGGCCAGGACAGTGAGGGCTACTTCCTGCCTTGTGCACAGAG GGATGCTGGGTGTGGGAAGCTGCAGTGTCAGGGTAGAGAGCTGAGCCCACTCGCCCCACACATGGTGCCGGTGGACTCCACCGTTCACCTAGATGGCAGCGAGGTGACCTGTCGGGGAGTCTTTGCACTCCAAGGTGCCCAGCTGGATCTGCTTGATATGGGCCTCGTAGAGCCAGGCACACAGTGTGGACCTAGCATG GTGTGCCAGGACAGGCGCTGCCAGAACACGACCTTCCAGGACCTGGAGcactgcctgaccacctgccatgGCCATGGG GCCATGACACCTTCCTGCCAGCCATGCTCCTTagcttcctgctgcctctgctgcctgGGGCCGGCCTGGCCTGGTGCTGCTACCGACTCCCAGGAGCCCATCTCCAGCGATgcccctggggctggaggagggaccCCACATGCAGCGG GGACCACCCCCTGTGCAGTGTTCGCCCTACGGACTTGGGCCCCACAGCCACCAGAGAGCCCCGGCCCATGG ACCCTGAGAACCCTGCCAGAGCCCAACAGCCTCCCTGAGAAGCCTGGGCCCTGTAGCCCCACCTGA
- the ADAM33 gene encoding disintegrin and metalloproteinase domain-containing protein 33 isoform X2, with the protein MGRGSWRARGSPVLLLLLLWPVPGAGVLPGNTPGKPVTAHWLLDGRRWHMVTLEELVLKPDSGLVALEAEGQELVLELEKKQLLAPGYTETHYSPDGQPVVLAPSHTDHCHYHGRVRGFPASWVVLSTCSGMSGLIVLSSNASYYLRPWPPGDSEDSSTHRIFRTEQLLTWKGDCGHRDSGDKRDMDSLPRARQSRDRREARRSPRYLELYLVADHSLFLTQQRNLNRTKQRLLEVANYVDQILRTLDIQVVLSGLEVWTEQDRSRVSPDANATLWAFLQWRRGLWARRPHDSAQLLTGRAFRGDTVGLAPVEGMCRAESSGGVSTDHSELPIGAAATVAHEIGHSLGLSHDPDGCCVEAAAEQGGCVMAAATGHPFPRAFSACSRRQLRAFFRKGGGACLFNAPGPGLLVPPARCGNGFVEAGEECDCDPSQECRDLCCFSHNCSLRAGAQCAHGDCCTHCLLKPAGVLCRQAAGDCDLPEFCTGASPNCPLDIYLLDGSPCARGRGYCRDGACPTLEQQCQQLWGPGSRPAPEACFQVVNSAGDPRGNCGQDSEGYFLPCAQRDAGCGKLQCQGRELSPLAPHMVPVDSTVHLDGSEVTCRGVFALQGAQLDLLDMGLVEPGTQCGPSMVCQDRRCQNTTFQDLEHCLTTCHGHGVCNSNHNCHCAPGWAPPFCDKPGFGGSIDSSPVQPESHDTFLPAMLLSFLLPLLPGAGLAWCCYRLPGAHLQRCPWGWRRDPTCSGDHPLCSVRPTDLGPTATREPRPMDPENPARAQQPP; encoded by the exons GTCTTGAAGCCAGACTCGGGGCTGGTGGCCTTGGAGGCTGAAGGCCAGGAGCTTGTGCTTGAGCTGGAGAAGAAGCA GCTGCTGGCCCCTGGATACACAGAAACCCACTACAGCCCAGATGGGCAGCCAGTGGTGCTGGCCCCCAGCCACACG GATCATTGCCACTACCATGGGCGCGTGAGGGGCTTCCCTGCCTCCTGGGTGGTCCTCAGCACCTGCTCTGGGATGAG CGGCCTCATCGTGCTCAGCAGCAATGCCAGCTACTATCTGCGCCCCTGGCCTCCTGGGGACTCCGAGGACTCCTCAACGCACAGGATCTTCCGGACGGAGCAGCTGCTTACCTGGAAAGGGGACTGTGGCCACAGGGACTCTGGGGACAAAAGGGACATGGACAGCCTTCCTCGTGCCCGGCAGAGCAGG GACAGGCGAGAGGCCCGCAGGAGCCCGAGGTACCTGGAGCTGTACCTGGTGGCTGACCACAGCCTG TTCTTGACTCAGCAAAGAAACTTGAACCGCACCAAACAGCGTCTCCTGGAGGTCGCCAACTATGTGGAccag atcCTCAGGACGCTGGACATTCAGGTGGTGCTGAGTGGCCTGGAAGTGTGGACCGAGCAGGACCGCAGCCGCGTCTCGCCGGACGCGAACGCCACGCTCTGGGCTTTCCTGCAGTGGCGCCGGGGACTGTGGGCGCGGCGGCCACACGACTCGGCGCAGCTGCTCAC GGGCCGCGCCTTCCGGGGCGACACCGTGGGACTGGCGCCCGTCGAGGGCATGTGCCGCGCCGAGAGCTCTGGAGGCGTGAGCACG GACCACTCGGAGCTCCCCATTGGCGCCGCGGCCACCGTGGCCCACGAGATAGGCCACAGCCTGGGCCTCAGCCACGACCCCGACGGCTGCTGCGTGGAGGCCGCGGCCGAGCAAGGCGGCTGCGTGATGGCGGCGGCCACCGG GCACCCGTTCCCGCGCGCGTTCAGCGCCTGCAGCCGCCGCCAGCTGCGCGCCTTCTTCCGCAAGGGGGGCGGCGCGTGCCTCTTCAATGCCCCGGGGCCGGGGCTGCTGGTGCCGCCTGCGCGCTGCGGGAACGGCTTCGTGGAGGCAGGCGAGGAGTGCGACTGCGACCCCAGCCAG GAGTGCCGGGACCTCTGCTGCTTCTCTCACAACTGCTCTCTGCGCGCGGGGGCCCAGTGTGCCCACGGGGACTGCTGCACGCACTGCCTG CTGAAGCCAGCAGGTGTGCTGTGCCGCCAGGCGGCAGGGGACTGTGACCTTCCTGAATTCTGCACGGGCGCCTCCCCCAACTGCCCCCTGGACATTTATCTACTGGATGGCTCGCCCTGCGCCAGGGGCCGTGGCTACTGCAGGGATGGCGCGTGTCCCACGCTTGAGCAGCAGTGCCAGCAGCTCTGGGGGCCTG GTTCCCGCCCAGCACCAGAGGCCTGTTTCCAGGTGGTGAACTCTGCAGGAGACCCTCGTGGGAACTGTGGCCAGGACAGTGAGGGCTACTTCCTGCCTTGTGCACAGAG GGATGCTGGGTGTGGGAAGCTGCAGTGTCAGGGTAGAGAGCTGAGCCCACTCGCCCCACACATGGTGCCGGTGGACTCCACCGTTCACCTAGATGGCAGCGAGGTGACCTGTCGGGGAGTCTTTGCACTCCAAGGTGCCCAGCTGGATCTGCTTGATATGGGCCTCGTAGAGCCAGGCACACAGTGTGGACCTAGCATG GTGTGCCAGGACAGGCGCTGCCAGAACACGACCTTCCAGGACCTGGAGcactgcctgaccacctgccatgGCCATGGG GTTTGTAATAGCAACCATAActgccactgtgctccaggcTGGGCTCCACCCTTCTGTGACAAGCCCGGCTTTGGCGGCAGCATAGACAGCAGCCCTGTGCAGCCTGAAA GCCATGACACCTTCCTGCCAGCCATGCTCCTTagcttcctgctgcctctgctgcctgGGGCCGGCCTGGCCTGGTGCTGCTACCGACTCCCAGGAGCCCATCTCCAGCGATgcccctggggctggaggagggaccCCACATGCAGCGG GGACCACCCCCTGTGCAGTGTTCGCCCTACGGACTTGGGCCCCACAGCCACCAGAGAGCCCCGGCCCATGG ACCCTGAGAACCCTGCCAGAGCCCAACAGCCTCCCTGA
- the ADAM33 gene encoding disintegrin and metalloproteinase domain-containing protein 33 isoform X4: MGSQWCWPPATRERLEPAPHQALPPAPPASAWLRLGAGCLPLQDHCHYHGRVRGFPASWVVLSTCSGMSGLIVLSSNASYYLRPWPPGDSEDSSTHRIFRTEQLLTWKGDCGHRDSGDKRDMDSLPRARQSRDRREARRSPRYLELYLVADHSLFLTQQRNLNRTKQRLLEVANYVDQILRTLDIQVVLSGLEVWTEQDRSRVSPDANATLWAFLQWRRGLWARRPHDSAQLLTGRAFRGDTVGLAPVEGMCRAESSGGVSTDHSELPIGAAATVAHEIGHSLGLSHDPDGCCVEAAAEQGGCVMAAATGHPFPRAFSACSRRQLRAFFRKGGGACLFNAPGPGLLVPPARCGNGFVEAGEECDCDPSQECRDLCCFSHNCSLRAGAQCAHGDCCTHCLLKPAGVLCRQAAGDCDLPEFCTGASPNCPLDIYLLDGSPCARGRGYCRDGACPTLEQQCQQLWGPGSRPAPEACFQVVNSAGDPRGNCGQDSEGYFLPCAQRDAGCGKLQCQGRELSPLAPHMVPVDSTVHLDGSEVTCRGVFALQGAQLDLLDMGLVEPGTQCGPSMVCQDRRCQNTTFQDLEHCLTTCHGHGVCNSNHNCHCAPGWAPPFCDKPGFGGSIDSSPVQPESHDTFLPAMLLSFLLPLLPGAGLAWCCYRLPGAHLQRCPWGWRRDPTCSGDHPLCSVRPTDLGPTATREPRPMDPENPARAQQPP; the protein is encoded by the exons ATGGGCAGCCAGTGGTGCTGGCCCCCAGCCACACG AGAGAGGTTGGAGCCAGCCCCCCACCaagccctccctcctgcccctcctgcttcagcctggcTGAGACTTGGGGCTGGGTGTCTTCCTCTCCAGGATCATTGCCACTACCATGGGCGCGTGAGGGGCTTCCCTGCCTCCTGGGTGGTCCTCAGCACCTGCTCTGGGATGAG CGGCCTCATCGTGCTCAGCAGCAATGCCAGCTACTATCTGCGCCCCTGGCCTCCTGGGGACTCCGAGGACTCCTCAACGCACAGGATCTTCCGGACGGAGCAGCTGCTTACCTGGAAAGGGGACTGTGGCCACAGGGACTCTGGGGACAAAAGGGACATGGACAGCCTTCCTCGTGCCCGGCAGAGCAGG GACAGGCGAGAGGCCCGCAGGAGCCCGAGGTACCTGGAGCTGTACCTGGTGGCTGACCACAGCCTG TTCTTGACTCAGCAAAGAAACTTGAACCGCACCAAACAGCGTCTCCTGGAGGTCGCCAACTATGTGGAccag atcCTCAGGACGCTGGACATTCAGGTGGTGCTGAGTGGCCTGGAAGTGTGGACCGAGCAGGACCGCAGCCGCGTCTCGCCGGACGCGAACGCCACGCTCTGGGCTTTCCTGCAGTGGCGCCGGGGACTGTGGGCGCGGCGGCCACACGACTCGGCGCAGCTGCTCAC GGGCCGCGCCTTCCGGGGCGACACCGTGGGACTGGCGCCCGTCGAGGGCATGTGCCGCGCCGAGAGCTCTGGAGGCGTGAGCACG GACCACTCGGAGCTCCCCATTGGCGCCGCGGCCACCGTGGCCCACGAGATAGGCCACAGCCTGGGCCTCAGCCACGACCCCGACGGCTGCTGCGTGGAGGCCGCGGCCGAGCAAGGCGGCTGCGTGATGGCGGCGGCCACCGG GCACCCGTTCCCGCGCGCGTTCAGCGCCTGCAGCCGCCGCCAGCTGCGCGCCTTCTTCCGCAAGGGGGGCGGCGCGTGCCTCTTCAATGCCCCGGGGCCGGGGCTGCTGGTGCCGCCTGCGCGCTGCGGGAACGGCTTCGTGGAGGCAGGCGAGGAGTGCGACTGCGACCCCAGCCAG GAGTGCCGGGACCTCTGCTGCTTCTCTCACAACTGCTCTCTGCGCGCGGGGGCCCAGTGTGCCCACGGGGACTGCTGCACGCACTGCCTG CTGAAGCCAGCAGGTGTGCTGTGCCGCCAGGCGGCAGGGGACTGTGACCTTCCTGAATTCTGCACGGGCGCCTCCCCCAACTGCCCCCTGGACATTTATCTACTGGATGGCTCGCCCTGCGCCAGGGGCCGTGGCTACTGCAGGGATGGCGCGTGTCCCACGCTTGAGCAGCAGTGCCAGCAGCTCTGGGGGCCTG GTTCCCGCCCAGCACCAGAGGCCTGTTTCCAGGTGGTGAACTCTGCAGGAGACCCTCGTGGGAACTGTGGCCAGGACAGTGAGGGCTACTTCCTGCCTTGTGCACAGAG GGATGCTGGGTGTGGGAAGCTGCAGTGTCAGGGTAGAGAGCTGAGCCCACTCGCCCCACACATGGTGCCGGTGGACTCCACCGTTCACCTAGATGGCAGCGAGGTGACCTGTCGGGGAGTCTTTGCACTCCAAGGTGCCCAGCTGGATCTGCTTGATATGGGCCTCGTAGAGCCAGGCACACAGTGTGGACCTAGCATG GTGTGCCAGGACAGGCGCTGCCAGAACACGACCTTCCAGGACCTGGAGcactgcctgaccacctgccatgGCCATGGG GTTTGTAATAGCAACCATAActgccactgtgctccaggcTGGGCTCCACCCTTCTGTGACAAGCCCGGCTTTGGCGGCAGCATAGACAGCAGCCCTGTGCAGCCTGAAA GCCATGACACCTTCCTGCCAGCCATGCTCCTTagcttcctgctgcctctgctgcctgGGGCCGGCCTGGCCTGGTGCTGCTACCGACTCCCAGGAGCCCATCTCCAGCGATgcccctggggctggaggagggaccCCACATGCAGCGG GGACCACCCCCTGTGCAGTGTTCGCCCTACGGACTTGGGCCCCACAGCCACCAGAGAGCCCCGGCCCATGG ACCCTGAGAACCCTGCCAGAGCCCAACAGCCTCCCTGA
- the GFRA4 gene encoding GDNF family receptor alpha-4 — MEHCIGSKQLLLLLLLLVLAIPRNPSLASLVAVEGLGEARVQMGQDELDLREHQEGLRREDTGYRGQEEAHKVEKEREAETYRPTQWVSVGGGGGGEGRQGQASQRVKRRGQGAAAVLDAMSEKSPGPQKACFSHQVGPVRVEEAPWTPLRVCGHSRARGGSGKAGLGLNASPPTLTCCRDPQSPRLHILATESRVHARRTKHCSLPAPPPGSASPAGENRCVDAAEACSADARCQRLRTEYVAQCLGRAAPGGCPRARCRRALRRFFARAPPALTHALLFCPCAGPACAERRRQTFVPACAFRGPGPAQPSCLQPLDACERSAVCRPRLLAFQASCAPAPGVPDGCPPGQGSRCLRAYAGLVGTVITPNYVDNTSAHVAPWCDCGASGNQREECEAFRGLFTRNRCLDGAIRAFDSGWPSILQDQLEPQPGPEHSLLQVSSTDRSPEGNSLLSVLPILAFQALL, encoded by the exons ATGGAGCACTGCATAGGGTCCaagcagctgctgctgctactgctgctactGG TTCT AGCCATTCCTCGAAATCCCTCTTTGGCTTCCCTGGTGGCGGTAGAGGGGCTGGGGGAAGCCAGAGTCCAGATGGGACAGGATGAGTTAGACCTGAGGGAGCATCAGGAAGGACTGAGGCGAGAAGACACTGGAtacagggggcaggaggaggcgcACAAGgttgaaaaggagagagaagcagaaaccTATAGACCCACCCAATGGGTCTCTgttgggggaggtggaggaggggaaggaaggcaagGCCAGGCGTCCCAGCGTGTCAAGAGGAGAGGACAAGGAGCAGCCGCTGTCCTCGATGCCATGTCTGAGAAGTCTCCAGGCCCCCAGAAAGCCTGCTTCTCCCATCAGGTAGGGCCCGTGAGGGTGGAAGAAGCCCCGTGGACCCCTCTGCGCGTGTGTGGCCATTCTAGGGCTAGAGGTGGTTCCGGGAAGGCCGGGCTCGGCCTCAATGCGTCCCCTCCAACCCTGACGTGCTGCAGAGACCCCCAGAGCCCGCGCCTGCACATCCTCGCGACGGAGAGCCG TGTGCACGCAAGGCGTACAAAGCACTGCAGCCTGCCCGCTCCTCCACCAGGGTCCGCGAGCCCGGCAGGAGAGAACCGATGCGTGGACGCGGCCGAGGCGTGCTCGGCGGACGCGCGGTGCCAGCGGCTGCGCACCGAGTACGTGGCGCAGTGCCTGGGTCGGGCCGCGCCGGGGGGCTGCCCTCGCGCCCGCTGCCGCCGCGCCCTGCGCCGTTTCTTCGCCCGCGCGCCGCCCGCGCTCACTCACGCGCTGCTCTTCTGCCCGTGCGCGGGCCCCGCGTGCGCCGAGCGCCGGCGCCAGACCTTCGTGCCCGCCTGCGCCTTCCGGGGCCCGGGCCCAGCACAGCCGTCCTGCCTCCAGCCCTTGGACGCCTGCGAGCGCAGCGCCGTCTGCAG GCCTCGCCTCCTGGCCTTCCAGGCCTCCTGCGCTCCCGCCCCAGGCGTCCCCGACGGCTGTCCGCCAGGCCAGGGTTCCCGCTGCCTGCGCGCCTACGCGGGTCTCGTGG GCACCGTGATCACCCCGAACTACGTGGACAACACGAGCGCGCACGTGGCGCCCTGGTGCGACTGCGGAGCCAGCGGAAACCAGCGTGAGGAGTGTGAAGCCTTCCGGGGGCTCTTTACAAGGAACCGCTGCTTGG ATGGTGCCATACGGGCCTTTGACAGTGGGTGGCCCTCAATCCTGCAGGACCAGCtggagccccagccaggcccagagcaCAGCCTTCTGCAG GTGTCTTCCACAGACAGGTCCCCAGAGGGGAACTCCCTGCTCTCAGTTCTCCCCATCCTGGCCTTCCAGGCCCTGCTCTGA